A genomic region of Phoenix dactylifera cultivar Barhee BC4 unplaced genomic scaffold, palm_55x_up_171113_PBpolish2nd_filt_p 001878F, whole genome shotgun sequence contains the following coding sequences:
- the LOC120109169 gene encoding peroxidase 17-like yields MSPLLSLLLLSLFLAPEVAAAATELRHGYYSETCPEAESIVRAVIHRARIREPRSAASVMRLQFHDCFVNGCDGSVLLDDTPTMLGEKLALSNINSLRDFEVIDEVKGALEEQCPGVVSCADIIIMAARDAVVLSGGPSWEVKLGRKDSLTASQEDSNNIMPSPRANVTFLINLFHQVNLSIIDLVALSGSHSIGEARCFSIVFRLYNQSGTGRPDPNMDPEYRKKLDELCPKGGDGNVTGGLDATPVVFDNQYYKDLVQKKGFLNSDQTLYCGDARTRKVVQKFSHDQAAFFSAFIKGMVRMGDLQSEERGEIRRNCRVVNDGGPFHTTL; encoded by the exons atgtctcctctcctctcccttctccttctctccctcttccttgcACCAGAGGTGGCCGCTGCTGCCACCGAACTAAGGCATGGGTACTACTCGGAGACGTGTCCTGAGGCCGAGTCCATCGTGCGGGCGGTGATCCACCGAGCCAGGATCCGAGAGCCCAGGAGCGCCGCCTCCGTCATGAGGCTTCAGTTCCATGACTGCTTTGTGAAT GGATGTGATGGGTCTGTGCTCCTGGATGACACGCCCACCATGCTGGGCGAGAAGCTGGCCTTGTCCAACATCAACTCCCTCCGGGATTTTGAGGTGATCGACGAGGTCAAGGGGGCGTTGGAGGAGCAGTGCCCGGGGGTCGTTTCCTGCGCCGATATCATCATAATGGCCGCAAGAGATGCAGTTGTACTG AGTGGAGGGCCCAGCTGGGAAGTGAAACTAGGCAGGAAGGATAGCTTAACGGCTAGCCAAGAGGACTCCAACAATATCATGCCGAGTCCCAGAGCCAATGTCACCTTCCTCATTAACCTCTTCCACCAAGTCAATCTAAGCATCATTGATCTGGTGGCGCTCTCGGGTTCTCACTCCATTGGCGAAGCTCGATGCTTCTCGATAGTCTTCCGTCTCTACAATCAATCTGGCACCGGCCGGCCTGATCCAAACATGGACCCCGAGTATCGAAAGAAGCTGGATGAACTGTGTCCCAAGGGTGGGGATGGGAATGTCACCGGCGGGCTCGACGCGACGCCGGTCGTGTTTGACAACCAGTACTACAAGGACTTGGTTCAGAAGAAGGGATTCCTCAACTCTGATCAAACTTTGTACTGCGGAGATGCTAGGACTAGAAAGGTGGTTCAAAAGTTCAGCCATGATCAGGCAGCATTCTTCTCGGCCTTCATCAAAGGAATGGTCAGGATGGGTGACTTGCAAtcagaagagagaggagagatcaGAAGGAATTGTCGAGTGGTGAACGACGGGGGCCCATTCCATACAACCTTGTAG